One stretch of Novosphingobium pentaromativorans US6-1 DNA includes these proteins:
- a CDS encoding calcium-binding protein, with translation MADVLGTDGGDNIAGTADSDVIFSGGARDVVKAGGSDDEIHGGANADRLYGDEGNDFIQGDSSNDKLFGGVGDDTLDGGAQNDRLYGGDGNDVIIGGDGNDVLYGDNAGDGFDNEMGLDTFVFDSDDGTDKVFDFEVGYDTVELTDGGTFSLSYAGSNTILTYGSTTVTFYDEQLTGSDFSGATLIV, from the coding sequence TATTGCCGGCACGGCGGACTCCGACGTCATCTTTTCCGGTGGCGCGCGCGATGTCGTGAAAGCCGGGGGAAGCGATGACGAAATTCATGGCGGGGCCAATGCCGACCGCCTCTATGGCGATGAAGGCAACGACTTCATCCAAGGCGATTCCTCGAACGACAAGCTTTTCGGAGGCGTGGGAGACGACACGCTCGACGGCGGCGCCCAGAACGATCGCCTCTATGGCGGCGACGGCAATGACGTGATCATCGGCGGTGACGGTAACGACGTACTGTACGGGGACAATGCCGGTGACGGTTTCGACAACGAAATGGGCCTGGACACCTTTGTATTCGACAGCGATGACGGGACCGACAAGGTCTTCGATTTCGAAGTCGGATACGACACGGTCGAGCTGACCGACGGAGGCACGTTCAGTCTGTCCTATGCCGGCAGCAACACGATCCTGACATACGGGAGCACCACCGTCACCTTCTACGACGAACAGTTGACCGGAAGCGATTTCTCAGGAGCCACCCTGATCGTCTGA